Proteins from a genomic interval of Acidimicrobiales bacterium:
- a CDS encoding xanthine dehydrogenase family protein subunit M, translated as MIPAAFDYHRASSVDEAVALLAEHGDDAKLLAGGHSLLPLMRLRLAVPGVLVDIGRVEGLAGIDVADGQVRIGALARHHDVATSAAVREALPLLSEVAGQIGDPQVRHRGTIGGSVAHGDPASDLPAALLALRATLVARGPGGERTLPVDDFFTGFLETALAADEVLTEIRVPATGSRGWAFQKFNRRAQDWAIVGVAAVLADGAGTVPGVGLVNMGPVPLRARGVEDALAAGASPADAAAQAAEGAEPSADLNASPEYRRHLARVLTRRALEAASA; from the coding sequence GTGATCCCCGCCGCGTTCGACTACCACCGGGCCTCGTCGGTCGACGAGGCCGTCGCCCTCCTCGCCGAGCACGGCGACGACGCCAAGCTCCTGGCCGGCGGCCACTCGCTGCTCCCGCTGATGCGGCTGCGCCTGGCGGTGCCGGGCGTGCTGGTCGACATCGGCCGGGTCGAGGGCCTGGCCGGCATCGACGTCGCCGACGGGCAGGTGCGCATCGGCGCCCTGGCCCGCCACCACGACGTCGCCACCTCGGCCGCGGTGAGGGAAGCCCTGCCGCTGCTGAGCGAGGTGGCCGGTCAGATCGGCGACCCCCAGGTGCGCCACCGCGGCACGATCGGCGGCTCCGTCGCCCACGGCGACCCCGCCTCCGACCTGCCCGCCGCGCTGCTGGCGTTGCGCGCCACGCTGGTCGCCCGGGGGCCGGGCGGCGAGCGGACCCTCCCGGTGGACGACTTCTTCACCGGCTTCCTGGAGACGGCGCTGGCCGCCGACGAGGTGCTCACCGAGATCCGGGTGCCGGCGACGGGCTCCCGGGGTTGGGCCTTCCAGAAGTTCAACCGGCGCGCCCAGGACTGGGCCATCGTCGGCGTGGCTGCCGTGCTGGCCGACGGCGCCGGTACCGTGCCCGGCGTGGGATTGGTGAACATGGGACCGGTGCCGCTGCGGGCACGTGGCGTGGAGGATGCCCTGGCCGCCGGCGCGTCACCGGCCGATGCCGCGGCGCAGGCCGCCGAGGGGGCCGAGCCGTCGGCCGACCTCAACGCCTCGCCCGAGTACCGCCGCCACCTGGCCCGCGTCCTCACCCGCCGGGCGCTCGAAGCGGCGTCGGCCTGA